Proteins co-encoded in one Thermodesulfobacteriota bacterium genomic window:
- a CDS encoding TRL domain-containing protein, which yields MKSGFKLAILLAVILIFSGCAYVHIKTPYDSNLDRTELGSKVGVAEAYSLFWLVSWGDASYAAAAKNGNITVLKHADQESTQIFFGIYARWRVIVYGD from the coding sequence ATGAAATCCGGATTCAAACTTGCAATTTTGCTTGCCGTCATTTTAATCTTCAGCGGCTGTGCCTATGTGCATATCAAAACTCCCTATGATTCGAACCTCGACAGAACAGAACTGGGTTCCAAAGTGGGAGTTGCCGAAGCTTACAGCCTCTTCTGGCTGGTTTCATGGGGGGATGCCAGCTATGCGGCCGCAGCAAAAAACGGAAATATTACGGTTTTAAAACATGCGGACCAGGAATCAACCCAGATATTTTTCGGAATATATGCCCGGTGGCGAGTGATCGTTTATGGGGATTGA
- a CDS encoding OmpA family protein, which translates to MKNKLWIGLALLFILPGHVYFISCAGKTIEDEPSLSQVSEDEAARQKEEEESRLAEIKRQEELEQQRILEEERLREASAKAERDMADAMNLFENEDIYFSKGSYSLSSAAQALLEKKAGWLKTNPEISVIIQGHTDEPGTAEYNLAFGARRGGEVKSFLIKMGISPSRLTVVSYGKECPSYKSRSEESKRKNRRVHFVIE; encoded by the coding sequence ATGAAAAATAAGCTGTGGATCGGTTTGGCCCTCTTATTTATTCTACCCGGTCATGTCTATTTTATCTCATGTGCCGGCAAGACCATTGAAGACGAGCCTTCTTTAAGTCAGGTATCTGAGGATGAGGCTGCCAGACAGAAAGAGGAAGAAGAATCACGACTTGCCGAAATAAAAAGACAGGAAGAGCTTGAACAGCAGCGAATTCTCGAGGAAGAACGTCTGAGAGAAGCATCGGCAAAAGCGGAACGTGACATGGCGGATGCCATGAACCTGTTCGAAAATGAAGACATCTATTTTAGCAAAGGAAGTTATTCCCTGTCTTCAGCAGCACAGGCATTGTTAGAGAAAAAAGCCGGCTGGCTAAAAACTAATCCTGAAATTTCGGTAATCATTCAAGGACATACAGATGAGCCGGGTACCGCCGAGTATAACCTTGCCTTTGGCGCAAGGCGCGGGGGGGAGGTAAAAAGTTTTTTGATAAAGATGGGTATATCGCCGTCACGGCTGACCGTTGTCAGCTATGGGAAGGAATGTCCCTCATATAAGAGCCGCAGCGAAGAATCAAAAAGAAAAAACAGACGCGTGCATTTTGTCATTGAATAA
- the nadA gene encoding quinolinate synthase NadA, whose amino-acid sequence MKEKIKQLLKEKKAIMLAHNYQPPEIQDLADLCGDSLELSIKAAQTDAEVILFCGVHFMAETASILSPDKTVLLPVKEAGCPMADMVTPEQLKARLDKLPPMPVVTYVNSSASVKAISTVCCTSANSIEVVNSLDENEVMMVPDRNLAMYTALHTEKKIHLWEGYCPVHEGLTVQACMTVKDNYPEAVFMAHPECRPEVLQLADVIASTSGMIRYAAESAKKAFIVGTEVGLVYALQKANPGKKFYPASAGMECIDMKRISLDDVATSLEFMKGEVNVPENIRVPALKAVQRMVDLSR is encoded by the coding sequence ATGAAAGAAAAAATAAAACAATTACTTAAAGAAAAAAAAGCGATTATGCTGGCGCATAACTACCAGCCGCCGGAAATTCAGGACCTGGCGGATCTTTGCGGTGATTCATTGGAGCTCAGTATAAAAGCGGCCCAAACCGATGCAGAGGTGATTCTGTTTTGCGGCGTGCATTTTATGGCTGAAACAGCCTCGATTTTATCACCGGACAAGACCGTACTTCTTCCGGTAAAAGAGGCCGGATGCCCCATGGCGGATATGGTCACACCCGAACAACTGAAAGCCAGGCTGGATAAACTGCCCCCCATGCCGGTGGTGACCTATGTAAATTCGAGCGCATCTGTCAAGGCCATCTCTACAGTTTGCTGTACATCCGCAAACTCCATTGAGGTGGTAAACAGCCTGGATGAAAACGAGGTTATGATGGTTCCTGATCGAAACCTGGCGATGTATACCGCCTTACACACCGAAAAGAAAATACATCTGTGGGAGGGATACTGCCCGGTTCATGAGGGACTGACGGTCCAAGCCTGTATGACGGTTAAAGATAACTATCCGGAGGCCGTTTTTATGGCACACCCTGAATGCCGGCCGGAAGTACTGCAACTGGCGGATGTGATCGCCAGTACTTCGGGAATGATACGTTATGCCGCTGAATCCGCAAAGAAAGCGTTTATCGTGGGAACTGAAGTGGGCCTGGTTTATGCCCTGCAAAAGGCAAACCCGGGCAAGAAATTTTATCCCGCTTCAGCCGGTATGGAATGCATAGATATGAAACGGATTTCCCTCGATGATGTGGCAACAAGTCTCGAATTTATGAAAGGAGAAGTGAATGTGCCGGAAAATATCCGGGTACCGGCGCTAAAGGCGGTACAGCGTATGGTTGATCTGTCTCGTTAA
- a CDS encoding RlmE family RNA methyltransferase encodes MNRSGKKHGKWNDHYAHRAKKERFPARSVYKLQEIQQKCHLIKKGDRVLDLGCCPGSWLIYAAKLTGNKGHVTGIDLKPVTINLPPHVTSCTGDIFSFDSFSPSIGNDFNVVMSDMAPSTTGIKSVDSARSFNLCQAALEIAKDVLLPGGAFACKIFQGEDFNQFVHSVKRCFATCHIFKPKSSRKASKEVYIIAKKKKAL; translated from the coding sequence ATGAATCGATCAGGGAAAAAACACGGTAAGTGGAACGATCACTATGCGCACCGGGCCAAAAAGGAACGCTTCCCGGCCAGATCTGTTTACAAGCTTCAGGAAATACAGCAGAAGTGCCACCTGATCAAAAAGGGGGACCGGGTGCTTGATCTGGGCTGCTGTCCCGGTTCCTGGCTGATTTATGCCGCTAAACTAACGGGAAATAAAGGACATGTGACCGGTATAGATCTTAAGCCGGTGACAATCAATCTTCCGCCGCATGTGACCAGCTGTACCGGTGATATTTTCTCCTTTGATTCATTTTCCCCATCCATAGGAAATGACTTTAACGTGGTGATGAGTGATATGGCGCCTTCCACCACCGGCATTAAAAGCGTTGATTCGGCAAGATCGTTTAATCTTTGCCAGGCGGCCCTTGAAATTGCCAAAGATGTACTGCTGCCCGGTGGCGCCTTTGCCTGCAAAATATTTCAGGGAGAAGATTTTAACCAATTTGTACATTCGGTCAAACGCTGTTTTGCCACCTGCCATATTTTCAAACCCAAAAGCAGTCGCAAAGCAAGCAAGGAAGTTTATATTATCGCTAAAAAAAAGAAGGCGTTATAA
- a CDS encoding lytic murein transglycosylase, which produces MRQSGRDVKFFVLTIGFMLMMLFAPSQSFETERKGNHFDSLMEQLVNDGFDKETIKVIYHNSKVAFEAKGVSLFFIHSEERLDYDQYSVTSQIKKARSYMNKHLASLSRAEKAYGVDKEVITAIILIETQCGTLLGNRSVLNTLSTLASLFDVEVREKLWKEISNTPELTRGKFDQKADKKSKWAYRELKAFLNHTLFEKIDPVAIKGSYAGAMGISQFMPSNIPELAKDGNNDGSIDLFNHADAIASIAYFLKHHGWKPGLSQQKAEKVVHHYNHSERYVEAVLKISKLLEG; this is translated from the coding sequence ATGCGGCAAAGCGGAAGAGATGTAAAATTTTTTGTCCTCACTATTGGCTTTATGTTGATGATGCTGTTTGCACCGTCTCAATCCTTTGAAACAGAGCGAAAAGGCAATCATTTTGATTCCCTGATGGAGCAACTGGTCAACGACGGTTTTGATAAAGAAACTATAAAAGTCATTTACCATAACTCAAAAGTTGCTTTTGAAGCCAAAGGGGTGTCACTGTTTTTTATCCACAGTGAAGAAAGGCTCGATTATGACCAGTATTCGGTCACAAGCCAGATTAAGAAAGCCAGGTCATACATGAACAAGCACCTCGCTTCACTTTCGCGGGCGGAAAAGGCGTATGGAGTGGATAAAGAGGTCATCACCGCCATCATCCTGATAGAAACTCAGTGCGGCACCCTGCTGGGAAACAGGTCTGTGTTAAATACGCTTTCCACCCTGGCCAGCCTTTTTGATGTGGAGGTTCGGGAAAAACTGTGGAAAGAAATATCCAACACCCCTGAACTGACCAGGGGAAAGTTCGATCAAAAAGCGGATAAAAAATCAAAATGGGCCTACAGAGAACTAAAGGCGTTTCTTAACCACACCCTGTTTGAAAAAATCGATCCTGTGGCCATCAAGGGTTCATATGCAGGCGCCATGGGCATTTCTCAATTTATGCCGAGCAATATACCGGAACTGGCAAAGGACGGGAACAACGATGGCAGTATCGATCTGTTTAACCACGCGGATGCCATCGCCAGTATTGCGTATTTTTTAAAGCATCATGGATGGAAACCGGGTCTAAGCCAGCAAAAGGCGGAAAAAGTGGTCCACCATTATAATCACAGCGAAAGATACGTGGAGGCGGTATTGAAGATATCCAAGCTTCTGGAAGGCTGA
- a CDS encoding alpha/beta fold hydrolase translates to MEQSISFLSENYQLEGLLDKNSMDNGVVITHPHPLYGGDMHNFIVDLIARAYQKKGFTTLKFNFRGAGNSQGSYDDGAGEQEDVRAALSILKDKGIKEINLAGYSFGTWVNALAINKINLVENMVMVSPPVGFVDFNPVHSIPCLKLVVTGSQDDVAPADRIKTMRPLWNPTAHLEIITGADHFYTGCLGELESVLSSHI, encoded by the coding sequence ATGGAACAGAGCATTTCTTTTCTATCTGAAAATTACCAATTGGAAGGCCTGCTCGATAAAAACAGCATGGACAACGGGGTGGTCATTACCCACCCACACCCCCTTTATGGCGGGGATATGCACAATTTTATTGTCGATCTCATTGCCCGTGCCTATCAAAAAAAAGGTTTTACCACCTTAAAATTCAATTTTCGCGGCGCGGGAAACAGCCAGGGAAGTTACGATGACGGCGCAGGCGAACAGGAAGATGTCCGTGCTGCACTTTCAATCCTTAAAGACAAAGGGATCAAAGAGATCAATCTGGCAGGCTACTCCTTTGGCACCTGGGTCAATGCGCTGGCAATCAATAAGATCAATTTGGTTGAGAATATGGTCATGGTGTCGCCGCCTGTCGGGTTTGTCGATTTTAATCCGGTTCATTCAATCCCCTGCCTTAAGCTGGTGGTAACCGGCAGCCAGGATGATGTTGCCCCTGCCGATCGAATTAAAACCATGCGCCCTTTGTGGAATCCAACAGCACATCTGGAAATCATAACAGGAGCGGATCATTTCTATACAGGATGCTTGGGCGAGCTTGAATCGGTCTTGTCTTCCCATATTTAA
- a CDS encoding lytic transglycosylase domain-containing protein produces the protein MKEDSPINPPSMNLALWLTVVAIVMGMVMPSIYEESKTALVVAKEHDIGQPIISDPLQEKPPVAEQDQRRPILSWNSAEHLFQPIVLKAANRYKVDPAMVMAIIMAESSYNPKAVSKKGAKGLMQLMPKTARSLGVKDIFNPEHNINAGVRYFRKLLNQFDGDVELALAAYNAGSRKVREHRGIPPFGATRFYVKKVIKYYRYYKTQLDASRLYS, from the coding sequence ATGAAAGAAGACTCCCCCATAAATCCTCCTTCGATGAACCTGGCTTTGTGGCTAACCGTCGTTGCAATCGTTATGGGCATGGTGATGCCGTCGATATATGAGGAATCTAAGACCGCTCTGGTGGTGGCGAAAGAGCATGATATCGGGCAGCCTATCATTTCTGATCCTTTGCAAGAAAAGCCACCGGTTGCCGAACAGGATCAAAGGCGACCCATTCTCAGCTGGAATTCAGCGGAGCATCTGTTTCAGCCCATTGTTCTCAAAGCGGCCAATCGTTATAAGGTGGATCCGGCCATGGTGATGGCTATCATTATGGCTGAATCCAGTTATAATCCCAAAGCCGTTTCTAAAAAAGGCGCCAAGGGTCTGATGCAGTTGATGCCGAAAACCGCCAGATCTCTTGGTGTAAAGGACATTTTCAACCCTGAACACAACATAAATGCCGGTGTCCGTTATTTCAGAAAGCTGTTAAACCAGTTTGATGGAGATGTGGAGCTGGCACTGGCAGCTTATAACGCCGGGAGCAGAAAAGTCAGGGAGCACCGCGGAATCCCGCCTTTCGGGGCAACCCGGTTCTATGTCAAAAAGGTGATTAAGTATTACCGATACTATAAAACCCAACTGGATGCCAGCCGGCTGTATTCCTAA
- the lolA gene encoding outer membrane lipoprotein chaperone LolA, with product MNFRIILYLFCAVIFSGTAAIAGEKPLSLNEIMDKVEKRYDVDDFSSYFVQESTLKAMDISDVASGSIYVKRPGMMRWEYDKPDKQTITTNGEKLWVYKPDDNQVMIGKAPSFFGDGKGAGFLSDIKLIREKFEVYFEKQKSDHDYVLKLLPKEQTAGITEIYLAISKITFKIKKITTRNQYDDETVIDLINSKFNLNLDKSLFHFIVPEGTDVIMMDE from the coding sequence ATGAATTTCAGGATAATTTTATATCTTTTTTGTGCTGTTATCTTTTCTGGCACAGCTGCAATTGCAGGCGAAAAGCCGCTGTCTTTAAACGAAATCATGGATAAGGTGGAAAAAAGATACGATGTGGACGATTTTTCATCGTATTTTGTTCAGGAGTCCACACTTAAAGCCATGGACATCTCGGACGTGGCTTCAGGAAGTATATATGTCAAGCGCCCGGGCATGATGAGATGGGAGTATGATAAGCCGGACAAACAAACAATCACCACCAACGGGGAAAAGTTATGGGTATATAAGCCGGATGACAACCAGGTGATGATCGGTAAGGCGCCTTCTTTTTTCGGGGACGGTAAAGGGGCGGGCTTTTTGTCCGATATAAAGCTGATTCGTGAAAAATTTGAGGTTTATTTTGAAAAACAAAAAAGTGATCATGACTACGTGTTAAAGCTGTTACCCAAAGAACAAACAGCGGGAATCACTGAAATTTATCTGGCAATTTCAAAAATAACCTTTAAAATAAAAAAAATTACCACGCGAAACCAATATGATGATGAAACCGTCATTGATTTGATTAATTCAAAATTTAATCTCAACCTGGACAAGTCGCTGTTTCACTTTATTGTACCCGAGGGGACGGATGTGATAATGATGGATGAATAG
- a CDS encoding histidinol-phosphatase HisJ family protein — translation MIDYHIHTKLCNHARGVMGAYVKRALEKGLQEICFLDHLTLTEPGNRLSMTPGEVPFYFQAVQQLKKSFNGMISVKAGLEVDFSPENTDRVEQIIETFSFDVIGSSIHFPGNIDIVNSQSDWKQGRFDTDEVYGLYFSQLKTMLQCDYFDVICHLDLPKKFGRQPVNDFNKQLDEIITRIKDKDLTVELNTGGYNHPVAEAYPAPGIIKKCHQAGIRMTLGSDAHHPDDVGRHFDRAISLLREAGYTHLASFTGRQRFAIPLEKHGPKSEMK, via the coding sequence ATGATCGATTATCATATCCATACCAAACTTTGCAATCATGCCAGGGGGGTGATGGGCGCCTATGTGAAGCGGGCGTTGGAGAAGGGTTTGCAAGAAATATGTTTCCTGGACCACCTGACACTTACCGAGCCCGGCAACCGGCTGTCAATGACACCGGGCGAAGTCCCCTTTTATTTTCAGGCCGTACAACAGCTGAAAAAGAGTTTTAACGGTATGATCAGCGTAAAGGCGGGCCTGGAGGTCGATTTTAGCCCGGAGAATACGGATCGGGTGGAACAGATCATCGAAACGTTTTCTTTTGATGTGATCGGCAGTTCCATTCATTTTCCCGGAAATATCGATATCGTAAACAGCCAGTCGGACTGGAAACAGGGAAGGTTCGATACAGATGAGGTGTACGGGCTTTATTTTTCTCAACTTAAAACCATGCTCCAATGTGACTATTTTGATGTCATCTGTCATCTTGACCTGCCGAAGAAGTTTGGCAGGCAGCCGGTAAACGATTTTAATAAACAATTGGATGAAATTATCACCCGGATCAAAGATAAAGATCTTACCGTTGAGCTTAATACCGGCGGGTATAATCACCCGGTGGCTGAAGCGTACCCGGCACCCGGTATAATAAAAAAGTGTCATCAGGCAGGAATCCGCATGACCCTCGGTTCAGACGCACACCATCCCGACGACGTCGGCCGGCACTTTGACCGGGCGATTTCCCTGCTCCGAGAAGCCGGATACACGCACCTGGCCTCATTTACAGGGCGACAGCGTTTTGCTATTCCACTGGAAAAGCATGGGCCGAAAAGCGAAATGAAATAG
- a CDS encoding YebC/PmpR family DNA-binding transcriptional regulator: protein MSGHSKWSSIKHKKGVTDAKRGKIFTKLIKEITVAARMGGGDPDANPRLRTAIAAAKSENMPKDNIERAIKKGTGELEGVNYEESTYEGYGPGGAAVFIESVTDNKNRAVADIRHIFSKNGGNLGENGCVAWMFDKKGYIAIEKKEVDEDSLMETAIEAGAEDVREDNGSFEIITEPDDFESVKAAIDQAAFAYIDAEVTMLPQSTTNLEGKQALQMVKLMETLDDCDDVQKVYTNADIPEDIVNNI from the coding sequence ATGTCAGGTCACAGTAAATGGTCATCCATTAAACATAAAAAAGGGGTCACCGATGCCAAAAGGGGAAAAATCTTCACCAAACTCATTAAAGAAATCACCGTTGCCGCACGCATGGGTGGCGGAGATCCGGATGCCAATCCCCGATTGAGGACCGCCATAGCCGCAGCAAAAAGTGAAAACATGCCCAAAGATAATATTGAAAGGGCGATAAAGAAGGGAACCGGTGAACTGGAAGGAGTGAATTACGAAGAAAGCACCTATGAAGGTTACGGTCCCGGCGGGGCTGCTGTTTTTATCGAATCGGTCACCGATAACAAAAACAGGGCGGTGGCTGATATTCGCCATATTTTCAGTAAAAACGGGGGGAATCTGGGAGAAAACGGATGTGTGGCCTGGATGTTCGATAAAAAAGGCTATATCGCCATAGAAAAAAAAGAGGTGGATGAAGATTCTTTAATGGAAACCGCCATCGAAGCCGGTGCGGAAGATGTCCGCGAGGATAACGGGTCCTTTGAAATCATCACCGAACCGGACGATTTTGAATCGGTAAAAGCGGCCATCGATCAGGCGGCTTTTGCCTATATCGATGCGGAGGTGACCATGCTCCCCCAGTCCACCACAAACCTTGAGGGAAAACAAGCCCTGCAGATGGTCAAGCTGATGGAAACCCTGGATGACTGTGATGATGTGCAGAAAGTTTATACCAATGCGGATATACCGGAGGATATCGTAAATAACATTTAA
- a CDS encoding MBL fold metallo-hydrolase, whose translation MQIEILGAESLGVRGLCCLVTTKHRNILIDPGTALGYMREKLLPHPVQIAVDEKVQQKVIRAWGNATDIVISHFHGDHVPLADANPYQLDIKRLIGLNEKRNIWTKDPCHFSPTETQRAKHLSSLLQTDLIPAEGKKKGCMSFSEAAPHGKANDRMETVMMTRIEEDQVFVHASDIQLLDDETVSYILAWKPDILLVGGPAIYLSRLSNGLINRAWKNAVRLSEAIDMVILDHHLMRSHEGLDWIARLNTGSGKAVMCAADFMHTPRMLLEADRRELYEKMPVPVGWHEDYAAGKSSTDDFWRSAKSSSIVAN comes from the coding sequence ATGCAAATAGAGATCCTTGGAGCTGAGTCCTTAGGCGTAAGGGGTCTTTGTTGTTTGGTGACCACCAAGCACAGAAACATACTCATCGATCCTGGAACGGCTTTGGGCTACATGAGAGAAAAACTACTGCCTCATCCGGTGCAGATCGCTGTGGATGAAAAAGTGCAGCAAAAGGTCATACGTGCCTGGGGAAATGCCACCGATATCGTGATCAGTCATTTCCATGGGGATCACGTCCCTTTGGCCGATGCCAACCCCTATCAGTTGGACATAAAAAGACTGATTGGATTGAATGAAAAACGTAACATATGGACCAAAGACCCGTGCCATTTTTCTCCGACTGAAACACAGCGGGCAAAACATCTTTCTTCCTTGCTGCAAACCGATCTGATTCCAGCCGAAGGTAAAAAAAAAGGGTGCATGTCATTTTCTGAGGCGGCACCGCATGGAAAGGCAAATGACCGGATGGAAACCGTCATGATGACCAGGATTGAAGAAGACCAGGTTTTTGTTCACGCATCGGATATACAGCTTCTCGATGATGAGACGGTGTCTTATATTCTGGCCTGGAAGCCGGACATCCTGCTGGTGGGAGGGCCGGCCATTTATTTGTCCAGGTTATCGAATGGCCTGATTAACCGGGCCTGGAAAAATGCGGTAAGGCTTTCTGAAGCCATCGATATGGTGATTCTCGATCACCATCTTATGCGGAGCCATGAAGGCCTTGACTGGATAGCGCGACTGAACACTGGGAGCGGAAAAGCGGTGATGTGTGCGGCAGATTTTATGCACACGCCCAGGATGCTGCTTGAGGCCGATCGCAGAGAGCTATATGAAAAAATGCCTGTTCCCGTGGGATGGCATGAAGATTATGCGGCAGGCAAATCCAGCACCGACGATTTTTGGCGTTCGGCAAAGTCATCATCTATTGTTGCAAACTAA
- the radA gene encoding DNA repair protein RadA — translation MKKTSKTVFCCQSCGYQAHKWMGRCPDCGAWDSLVEEKQTLKQARGVKRSLPASSVAPVPINTIDLKNETRLLTGIKEFDRALGGGLVAGTLVLIGGDPGIGKSTLMLQALYGLAKNGRQVLYVSGEESIKQIRLRSKRLSTVSPDILVVSEVDLDSILSMVEKTHPQVLVIDSIQTMYSAELTSAPGSVSQVRESTVQLMLMAKKSGIPTFLVGHVTKDGAIAGPKLLEHMVDTVLYFEGDRNHIFRILRAVKNRFGSTNEIGVFEMKEQGLDEVTNPSAMFLSERPENAAGSVVTASIEGSRPILVELQALASSTSFGTPRRTILGLDQNRVALLTAVMEKKLGMHLMGHDIFMNVAGGVKIDEPAVDLGVVSAVASSFLDKPIPEATVVLGEVGLTGEVRAIGQAGIRVGEAKKMGFTRCLVPESNLKRMSNITGIDMTGIKTIAECIETLF, via the coding sequence ATGAAAAAAACCAGCAAAACAGTATTCTGCTGCCAGTCCTGCGGTTATCAGGCCCATAAATGGATGGGAAGATGCCCGGATTGCGGGGCTTGGGACAGCCTGGTGGAAGAAAAACAGACACTTAAACAGGCCAGGGGTGTAAAGCGCAGTTTGCCGGCATCTTCTGTAGCGCCGGTTCCCATTAACACCATTGATCTTAAAAATGAAACCAGGCTGCTTACCGGGATTAAGGAATTCGACCGTGCCCTGGGCGGTGGGCTGGTGGCGGGCACCCTTGTCCTTATCGGTGGCGATCCCGGTATCGGCAAATCCACCCTTATGCTGCAGGCACTTTATGGCCTGGCAAAAAACGGACGCCAGGTGCTTTACGTCTCAGGCGAAGAATCGATCAAGCAGATCCGCTTAAGAAGCAAAAGGCTTTCCACCGTATCGCCGGATATACTGGTTGTATCGGAAGTCGATCTCGATTCCATCCTGTCCATGGTTGAAAAAACCCATCCGCAGGTGCTGGTCATCGATTCGATTCAGACCATGTATAGTGCGGAACTGACGTCTGCACCCGGAAGCGTGAGCCAGGTCAGGGAATCGACGGTCCAGCTGATGCTCATGGCAAAAAAGTCCGGGATTCCCACCTTCCTGGTGGGTCACGTCACCAAAGACGGAGCCATCGCAGGGCCGAAGCTTCTGGAACATATGGTGGATACGGTTTTATATTTTGAAGGCGACCGAAACCATATTTTCCGGATTCTAAGGGCGGTCAAGAACCGATTCGGTTCGACCAATGAAATCGGCGTGTTTGAAATGAAAGAACAGGGCCTGGATGAAGTCACCAACCCTTCGGCGATGTTTCTTTCTGAGCGACCGGAAAACGCAGCGGGATCGGTGGTCACCGCCAGTATCGAAGGCTCCCGGCCGATACTTGTTGAACTCCAGGCTCTTGCCAGCAGTACCAGTTTCGGGACACCGCGCAGAACCATACTGGGACTGGATCAAAACAGGGTGGCGCTCCTGACCGCGGTGATGGAAAAAAAGTTAGGTATGCATCTAATGGGCCATGATATCTTTATGAACGTCGCCGGTGGGGTAAAAATCGATGAACCTGCCGTTGACCTTGGTGTTGTTTCCGCGGTGGCATCCAGTTTTTTGGATAAACCCATTCCGGAAGCCACCGTGGTCCTGGGTGAAGTCGGACTTACCGGTGAAGTCAGGGCCATCGGCCAGGCAGGAATACGGGTCGGCGAAGCAAAGAAAATGGGTTTTACCCGATGTCTGGTCCCGGAAAGCAACCTGAAACGCATGTCGAATATAACCGGGATCGATATGACAGGAATAAAAACTATAGCTGAATGCATTGAAACCCTATTTTAG
- a CDS encoding PLDc N-terminal domain-containing protein, producing MTLKTFAIFLGLCVPFFLMTIWAIVDAAQKDFGTVGKKAFWWLIASIPFVGFIPYFLIGFRKGKKPDNG from the coding sequence ATGACATTAAAAACGTTCGCTATATTTTTGGGATTATGCGTGCCTTTTTTTCTCATGACCATCTGGGCCATTGTCGATGCCGCCCAGAAAGATTTCGGTACGGTGGGGAAAAAAGCGTTCTGGTGGCTGATTGCATCCATTCCTTTTGTTGGATTTATTCCCTACTTTCTCATCGGGTTCAGAAAAGGAAAGAAACCAGATAATGGGTGA
- a CDS encoding LysM domain-containing protein — protein sequence MDEEYIDTIEEVTGEDYLNEDERHIWDRKKSSPMPIILLGVGFVVMILLFIIFLTKTTDMASKKEIVTLEKRVAHLEERLVKLADIDKELTLFDTQRKKFDLLLDRFDRFETSTSLKLDIINNELYTSPNRGRKTAKSKKPEPAKVSQKMAHPVYHEVKAKETLYQISRRYGITVDDLRKLNRLTPEAVIHPGQKLIVAPVESQ from the coding sequence ATGGATGAGGAGTATATTGACACAATAGAGGAAGTGACCGGAGAGGATTATTTAAATGAAGACGAGCGCCATATATGGGACAGAAAAAAATCATCTCCCATGCCTATTATTTTGCTGGGCGTTGGTTTTGTGGTGATGATTTTATTATTTATCATTTTCCTCACAAAAACGACTGATATGGCAAGCAAAAAAGAAATCGTCACCCTGGAGAAACGCGTGGCCCATCTTGAAGAAAGACTTGTTAAACTGGCCGACATCGATAAAGAACTGACACTTTTTGATACGCAGAGGAAAAAATTTGACCTGTTGCTCGACCGGTTCGACAGGTTTGAAACGTCAACGTCTTTAAAATTGGATATTATCAACAATGAGCTTTACACCTCGCCAAACAGGGGCCGTAAAACTGCTAAAAGCAAAAAACCGGAACCGGCAAAGGTGTCGCAAAAAATGGCGCATCCGGTCTATCATGAGGTCAAGGCCAAGGAAACACTCTATCAGATCAGCCGCCGTTACGGGATCACGGTGGATGATTTGCGTAAATTAAACCGCCTGACTCCTGAGGCGGTCATTCATCCCGGACAAAAACTGATTGTGGCCCCGGTGGAAAGCCAGTAA